The proteins below are encoded in one region of Pseudomonas entomophila L48:
- a CDS encoding GNAT family N-acetyltransferase — MPYQIRPARDADSSALSHVGQATFALASPPDSAPAALQHYIAHNLQPEHFLMHLQHPHKRLLVVEQAGQVVGYSMLDLAPGRLDITAAYHRVEISRFYLLPSAHGTGAAQRLLEATLVHAHGTVRLTVNELNARAIRFYQRNGFRKVGEAVFPCGEERHRDWVMVRDAALSTNPIQPRPEHD, encoded by the coding sequence ATGCCCTACCAGATCCGCCCGGCCCGCGACGCTGACAGCAGCGCCCTGAGCCATGTCGGCCAGGCCACCTTCGCCCTGGCCAGCCCTCCCGACAGCGCCCCCGCCGCGCTGCAGCACTATATCGCCCACAACCTTCAGCCCGAGCATTTCCTGATGCACCTGCAGCATCCGCACAAGCGCCTGCTGGTGGTCGAGCAGGCGGGGCAGGTGGTGGGTTACAGCATGCTCGACCTGGCGCCTGGCCGCCTGGACATCACCGCCGCCTACCATCGTGTGGAGATCTCCCGCTTCTATCTGTTGCCCAGTGCCCATGGCACGGGTGCTGCGCAACGGCTGCTGGAGGCGACCCTGGTCCACGCCCACGGTACGGTGCGCCTCACCGTCAACGAGCTCAATGCGCGGGCCATCCGCTTCTACCAGCGCAATGGCTTTCGCAAAGTGGGGGAGGCGGTCTTCCCGTGTGGCGAGGAGCGCCATCGTGACTGGGTGATGGTCAGGGATGCCGCGTTGTCCACCAACCCTATACAACCAAGGCCTGAACATGACTGA
- a CDS encoding OmpA family protein, translated as MSKRYLLPAMSVLALVIAGCAATPESPRLVEAREAFSALQGKPESHRIAALETQQAQAALGKAEEASLVSRKSPEVEQLAYLANRRIETAEETIRLRTAEAGMRGIEARRAEARLEVRTAQLNALKALKGKETDRGTVVTFGDVLFDTGRAELRSHSHDDIQRLAQFLRDNPERKVRVEGFTDSTGGDALNLRLSENRAAAVAHALRRQGVDPARIVSAGYGKASPVASNADAHSRQLNRRVEVIVSRDAEPVRTRY; from the coding sequence ATGTCGAAACGTTATCTGCTGCCGGCCATGTCCGTGCTCGCCCTGGTGATCGCCGGCTGCGCCGCGACCCCGGAAAGCCCGCGCCTGGTGGAGGCCCGCGAAGCCTTCTCGGCCCTGCAGGGCAAACCGGAGTCTCATCGTATCGCCGCCTTGGAAACCCAGCAGGCGCAAGCCGCGCTGGGCAAGGCCGAGGAGGCCTCGTTGGTCAGCCGCAAGTCGCCCGAGGTCGAGCAGCTGGCCTACCTGGCCAACCGCAGGATCGAGACGGCCGAGGAAACCATCCGCCTGCGCACGGCCGAGGCTGGCATGCGTGGCATCGAAGCCCGGCGTGCCGAGGCGCGCCTGGAAGTCCGCACCGCCCAGCTCAATGCACTGAAGGCACTCAAGGGCAAGGAAACCGACCGTGGCACCGTGGTGACCTTCGGCGATGTGCTGTTCGACACCGGCCGCGCCGAGCTGCGCAGCCACAGCCACGACGATATCCAGCGCCTGGCGCAGTTCCTGCGGGATAACCCTGAGCGCAAGGTACGGGTCGAGGGCTTCACCGATTCCACCGGTGGCGACGCCTTGAACCTGCGGTTGTCGGAGAACCGTGCGGCGGCCGTGGCCCACGCGCTGCGTCGCCAGGGTGTGGACCCAGCGCGTATCGTCAGCGCCGGTTACGGCAAGGCGTCCCCTGTGGCGAGCAACGCCGACGCGCACTCGCGTCAGCTCAATCGCCGGGTGGAGGTGATCGTTTCCCGCGACGCGGAACCGGTAAGGACGCGTTACTGA
- a CDS encoding DUF4398 domain-containing protein has protein sequence MRVRFNRKILPLAGLLMIMGGCASVTVPTEQIELTRSAVNRAVAADATQYAPVEMRAAQDKLGAMDRAFGEKRYEQVRTLAQQAEADARLAETKARAQRTVEQLKTAEKGIEVLKHEMLTEPGAVPTKSGQ, from the coding sequence ATGCGTGTCCGTTTTAACCGCAAGATTTTGCCGCTGGCCGGCCTGCTCATGATCATGGGCGGCTGTGCCAGTGTCACGGTCCCCACCGAGCAGATCGAACTCACCCGCAGCGCTGTCAACCGCGCGGTCGCCGCCGATGCCACGCAATACGCGCCGGTGGAGATGCGCGCCGCCCAGGACAAGCTCGGCGCCATGGATCGTGCCTTCGGCGAGAAGCGCTACGAGCAGGTCCGCACCCTGGCCCAGCAGGCCGAGGCCGATGCCCGCCTGGCCGAAACCAAGGCCCGGGCACAGCGCACCGTAGAACAGCTGAAAACCGCGGAAAAAGGTATCGAGGTGCTCAAGCATGAAATGCTCACCGAGCCGGGTGCCGTCCCAACGAAATCTGGCCAGTAA
- a CDS encoding PaaI family thioesterase, with translation MTDSLQRLAAPEGICYGCGCAHPSGLHVQSHWDTDSIHLLCRHTPDETFTGWPGLVYGGLLAMLVDCHSNWTAMAYHYRAEGREAGSLPRIDCVTGQLGLTYLKPTPMGVELLLKARVEGEVGRKSRVICEVWAGDVLTVLADSVFVRVDTEKLKLKAHQQG, from the coding sequence ATGACCGATTCCCTGCAACGCCTCGCCGCCCCCGAAGGTATCTGCTACGGCTGCGGCTGCGCTCACCCCAGCGGCCTGCATGTGCAGAGCCACTGGGACACCGATAGCATTCACCTGCTATGCCGCCACACTCCCGACGAGACCTTCACCGGCTGGCCGGGCCTGGTCTATGGCGGCTTGCTGGCGATGCTGGTGGACTGCCATTCCAACTGGACCGCCATGGCCTATCACTACCGCGCCGAAGGCCGCGAGGCCGGCAGCCTGCCACGGATCGACTGCGTCACTGGCCAGCTCGGGCTGACTTACCTCAAACCGACGCCGATGGGCGTCGAGTTGCTGCTCAAGGCGCGGGTCGAAGGCGAGGTCGGGCGCAAGAGCCGGGTGATCTGCGAGGTCTGGGCCGGTGATGTACTGACGGTGCTCGCCGACTCGGTGTTCGTGCGGGTCGACACCGAAAAACTCAAGCTCAAGGCCCACCAGCAGGGTTAG
- a CDS encoding amino acid permease — MASPDHKKQRSLQHGLTSRQVSMISIAGIIGAGLFIGSSNAIATAGPAILISYAMTGLLVLLVMRMLGEMAIANPNSGSFSTYASEAIGPWAGFTIGWLYWWFWVLIIPVEAIAGADILHAYFPGVPSWLFAFLIMVVLAGSNLVSVKNFGAFEYWFALVKVVAIIAFIVVCSLAVFGFWPLADVSGVSRLWDTGGFMPNGFGTVLGGVLITIFSFFGAEIVTIAADETANPKDKIRRATNLVVYRIAIFYLASIFLVVSLVAWNDPGLKAVGSFQRVLEVLNVPGAKLLVDLVVLVAVTSCMNSGLYTASRMLYSLGARGQALGMTKRISGAGVPTVAVVLSTLAGFAGCLVNYVFPGKVFGFLLSTTGAIALLVYLVIAVSQLRMRARAEREGRPLELKMWLFPWLTWLVIGTIVMVLGYMLFSDAYRYETLMTAGVTLFILLVSLTQRRNRVPALLNT; from the coding sequence ATGGCATCGCCAGACCACAAGAAACAGCGCTCCCTGCAACACGGCCTGACCTCGCGTCAGGTGTCCATGATTTCGATTGCCGGCATCATCGGCGCCGGGCTGTTCATCGGCTCTTCCAATGCCATCGCCACCGCCGGCCCGGCCATTCTCATCTCCTACGCCATGACCGGCTTGCTGGTGTTGCTGGTGATGCGCATGCTTGGCGAGATGGCCATCGCCAACCCCAACAGCGGTTCGTTCTCCACCTACGCCAGCGAGGCCATCGGGCCGTGGGCGGGCTTCACCATCGGTTGGCTGTACTGGTGGTTCTGGGTGCTGATCATCCCGGTCGAGGCCATCGCCGGCGCGGATATCCTGCATGCGTACTTTCCGGGCGTGCCGTCCTGGCTGTTCGCCTTCCTGATCATGGTCGTGCTGGCGGGCAGCAACCTGGTCAGCGTGAAGAATTTCGGTGCGTTCGAGTACTGGTTCGCCCTGGTGAAGGTGGTCGCCATCATTGCCTTCATCGTGGTCTGCAGCCTGGCGGTGTTTGGTTTCTGGCCGCTGGCCGACGTCTCCGGTGTCAGCCGGCTGTGGGACACCGGCGGCTTCATGCCCAACGGTTTTGGCACAGTGCTGGGGGGCGTGTTGATCACCATCTTCTCGTTCTTCGGTGCCGAGATCGTCACCATCGCCGCCGACGAGACCGCCAACCCCAAGGACAAGATCCGCCGCGCCACCAACCTGGTGGTGTACCGCATCGCCATCTTTTACCTGGCGTCGATCTTCCTGGTGGTGTCGTTGGTGGCGTGGAACGACCCGGGGCTCAAGGCGGTCGGTTCGTTCCAGCGGGTGCTGGAGGTGCTGAACGTGCCGGGTGCCAAGCTGCTGGTCGACCTGGTGGTGCTGGTGGCGGTGACCAGTTGCATGAACTCTGGCCTGTACACCGCCTCGCGCATGCTGTATTCGCTGGGGGCCCGTGGCCAGGCGCTGGGCATGACCAAGCGTATTTCCGGTGCCGGTGTGCCGACGGTGGCGGTCGTGCTTTCGACGTTGGCGGGCTTTGCCGGTTGCCTGGTCAACTATGTGTTTCCCGGCAAGGTGTTCGGCTTCCTGTTGTCCACCACCGGTGCCATCGCCCTGCTGGTGTACCTGGTGATCGCCGTGTCGCAACTGCGCATGCGGGCGCGCGCCGAGCGTGAGGGCCGGCCACTGGAACTGAAGATGTGGCTGTTCCCATGGCTGACCTGGCTGGTGATCGGCACCATCGTCATGGTGCTGGGCTACATGCTGTTCAGTGACGCCTACCGCTACGAAACGCTGATGACCGCCGGGGTGACACTGTTCATCCTGCTGGTGTCGCTGACCCAGCGGCGCAATCGGGTCCCGGCGTTGCTCAACACCTGA
- the gcvA gene encoding transcriptional regulator GcvA, giving the protein MSRRLMPSTTALQCFEAAARHLSFTRAAQELHLTQSAVSKQVAQLEEMLAHPLFQRIRRRLHLTPAGALYLAEVNKILTQIDISSRYILSYGDETEVLRIATQPTFGARWLVPRLKGFGVRHPRIHLDIRNELEPFDLVQAKADIAFFFGQGTWPGATCIELFSEEVLPVCAPSLLAQQRFTSAEALTEHRLLQCASRPEAWHEWFLGLGLHSQNSYHGPRFDTFYLCIRAAIAGCGIALIPRYLVAEELAEGKLVVAWDHPLASNGRHFMAHAEHAAEVPKVRAFVQWIRERVAEGD; this is encoded by the coding sequence ATGTCCAGACGTCTGATGCCCTCCACCACCGCCCTGCAATGCTTCGAGGCGGCTGCCCGCCACCTGAGCTTCACCCGTGCCGCGCAGGAGTTGCACCTGACCCAGAGCGCGGTCAGCAAGCAGGTGGCGCAGCTCGAGGAGATGCTGGCCCACCCACTGTTCCAGCGCATCCGCAGGCGCCTGCACCTGACCCCGGCAGGCGCGCTCTACCTCGCCGAAGTGAACAAGATCCTCACCCAGATCGACATCTCCAGCCGCTACATCCTCAGCTACGGCGACGAGACCGAGGTGCTGCGCATCGCCACCCAGCCCACCTTCGGTGCGCGTTGGCTGGTGCCCAGGCTCAAGGGCTTCGGTGTTCGCCACCCGCGTATCCACCTGGATATCCGCAACGAACTCGAGCCCTTCGATCTGGTACAGGCCAAGGCCGACATCGCCTTTTTCTTCGGCCAGGGCACCTGGCCGGGGGCAACCTGCATCGAACTGTTCAGTGAAGAAGTGCTGCCGGTATGCGCACCCAGCTTGCTGGCGCAGCAGCGCTTCACCAGCGCCGAGGCCCTGACCGAACACCGCCTGCTGCAATGCGCCTCGCGCCCGGAGGCCTGGCACGAGTGGTTCCTGGGTTTGGGCCTGCACAGCCAGAACAGCTACCACGGGCCGCGCTTCGACACCTTCTACCTGTGCATTCGCGCCGCCATCGCCGGGTGTGGTATCGCCCTGATCCCACGTTACCTGGTGGCCGAGGAGTTGGCCGAAGGCAAGCTGGTGGTGGCCTGGGATCATCCGCTGGCAAGCAACGGCCGGCACTTCATGGCCCATGCCGAGCATGCGGCCGAGGTGCCCAAGGTGCGGGCGTTCGTGCAGTGGATTCGCGAGCGGGTGGCCGAGGGGGATTGA
- a CDS encoding 2-aminoadipate transaminase — protein sequence MNPESISQSIAIVHPITLSHGRNAEVWDTDGKRYIDFVGGIGVLNLGHCNPAVVEAIQQQATRLTHYAFNAAPHGPYLELMERLRQFVPVSYPLAGMLTNSGAEAAENALKVARAATGKRAIVAFDGGFHGRTLATLNLNGKVAPYKQRVGELPGPVYHLPYPSPDTGVSCEQALKAMERLFSVELAVEDVAAFIFEPVQGEGGFLALDPAFAQALRRFCDEHGILIIIDEIQSGFGRTGQRFAFPRLGIEPDLLLLAKSIAGGMPLGAVVGRQAIMGALPKGGLGGTYSGNPIACAAALASLAQMTDTNIATWGERQEQAIMARHARWQASGVCAGLGRLTGTGAMRGLEFVNPDGSPAPALLAKVLETARSRGLLLMPSGKARHIIRLLAPLTIEPEVLEEGLDILEQCLMELN from the coding sequence ATGAACCCGGAAAGTATCAGCCAATCCATCGCCATCGTTCACCCGATCACACTTTCCCATGGCCGCAACGCTGAAGTCTGGGACACCGATGGCAAGCGCTACATCGACTTCGTCGGTGGTATCGGCGTGCTCAACCTGGGCCATTGCAACCCCGCCGTGGTCGAGGCGATCCAGCAGCAGGCCACGCGCCTGACCCACTACGCCTTCAACGCCGCGCCCCACGGCCCATACCTGGAGCTGATGGAGCGCCTGCGCCAGTTCGTCCCGGTCAGCTACCCACTGGCGGGCATGCTCACCAACAGCGGCGCGGAAGCGGCGGAAAACGCCCTCAAGGTCGCCCGCGCCGCCACCGGCAAGCGTGCGATCGTCGCCTTTGACGGCGGTTTCCACGGACGCACCCTGGCCACCCTCAACCTCAACGGCAAGGTCGCGCCGTACAAGCAGCGTGTGGGCGAATTGCCCGGCCCGGTCTATCACCTGCCCTACCCCAGCCCGGACACCGGCGTGAGCTGCGAGCAGGCACTGAAAGCCATGGAGCGCCTGTTCAGCGTGGAGCTGGCGGTGGAGGACGTGGCGGCGTTCATCTTCGAACCGGTGCAAGGCGAAGGCGGCTTCCTCGCCCTCGACCCCGCCTTCGCCCAAGCCCTTCGGCGCTTCTGCGACGAGCACGGGATCCTGATCATCATCGACGAGATTCAGTCCGGCTTTGGCCGCACCGGCCAGCGCTTTGCCTTCCCCAGGCTGGGTATCGAACCGGACTTGCTGCTGCTGGCCAAGAGCATTGCCGGTGGCATGCCACTGGGTGCGGTGGTCGGGCGACAGGCGATCATGGGCGCGCTGCCCAAGGGCGGGCTGGGCGGCACCTATTCCGGCAACCCGATCGCCTGCGCGGCGGCGCTGGCGAGCCTAGCGCAGATGACCGACACCAATATCGCCACCTGGGGCGAGCGCCAGGAACAGGCCATCATGGCGCGTCATGCACGCTGGCAGGCATCTGGCGTGTGTGCCGGGCTCGGACGCCTGACAGGTACCGGCGCGATGCGCGGGCTCGAGTTCGTAAACCCGGACGGCAGCCCGGCACCGGCGCTGCTGGCCAAGGTGCTGGAGACGGCTCGCAGCAGAGGCTTGCTGCTGATGCCCAGTGGCAAGGCACGGCACATCATCCGCCTGCTGGCCCCACTGACCATTGAGCCTGAAGTGCTCGAGGAAGGGCTGGACATCCTCGAGCAGTGCCTCATGGAACTGAACTGA
- the fusA gene encoding elongation factor G encodes MARTTPIELYRNIGIVAHVDAGKTTTTERILFYTGVNHKMGEVHDGAATMDWMAQEQERGITITSAATTAFWQGSTKQFADKYRFNIIDTPGHVDFTIEVERSLRVLDGAVVVFSGADGVEPQSETVWRQANKYHVPRLAYINKMDRQGADFLRVVKQIDKRLGHHPVPIQLAIGAEENFIGQIDLVKMKAIYWNDADQGTSYREEEIPAELKALADEWRAHMIEAAAEANDELTMKFLDGEELTIDEIKAALRQRTIANEIVPTILGSSFKNKGVPLMLDAVIDYLPAPSEIPAIKGTDPDHEDKHLERHADDKEPFSALAFKIATDPFVGTLTFARVYSGVLSSGNAVLNSVKGKKERIGRMVQMHANQRAEIKDVCAGDIAALIGMKDVTTGDTLCDIDKPIILERMDFPDPVISVAVEPKTKGDQEKMGIALSKLAQEDPSFRVKTDEETGQTIISGMGELHLDIIVDRMRREFNVEANIGKPQVAYREKIRNTCEIEGRFVRQSGGRGQYGHCWIRFAPGDEGKEGLEFVNEIVGGVVPREYIPAIQKGIEEQMKNGVLAGYPLINLKAAVYDGSYHDVDSNEMAYKIAASMATKQLSQKGGAVLLEPVMKVEVVTPEEYQGDIMGDLSRRRGMIQDGDETPAGKVIRAEVPLGEMFGYATSMRSMTQGRASYTMEFTRYAEAPASIADAIVKKNRGE; translated from the coding sequence ATGGCCCGCACGACCCCCATCGAGCTGTACCGCAACATCGGTATCGTTGCCCACGTGGATGCCGGCAAGACCACCACCACCGAGCGGATCCTGTTCTACACCGGGGTCAACCACAAGATGGGCGAGGTGCACGACGGCGCCGCGACCATGGACTGGATGGCCCAGGAGCAGGAGCGCGGCATCACCATCACCTCGGCGGCCACCACCGCGTTCTGGCAGGGCTCGACCAAGCAGTTCGCCGACAAGTACCGCTTCAACATCATCGACACCCCCGGCCACGTCGACTTCACCATCGAGGTGGAGCGCTCGTTGCGTGTGCTCGATGGCGCGGTGGTGGTGTTCAGCGGCGCCGACGGCGTCGAGCCGCAATCCGAGACCGTGTGGCGCCAAGCCAACAAGTACCATGTGCCGCGCCTGGCCTACATCAACAAGATGGACCGCCAGGGCGCGGACTTCCTGCGCGTGGTCAAGCAGATCGACAAGCGCCTGGGGCACCACCCGGTGCCGATCCAGCTAGCCATCGGCGCCGAGGAAAACTTCATCGGCCAGATCGACCTGGTGAAGATGAAAGCCATCTACTGGAACGACGCCGACCAGGGCACCAGCTATCGCGAAGAAGAAATTCCGGCCGAGCTCAAGGCACTGGCCGATGAATGGCGCGCGCACATGATCGAAGCAGCGGCCGAAGCCAACGACGAGCTGACCATGAAATTCCTCGATGGCGAGGAGCTGACCATCGATGAAATCAAGGCAGCCCTACGCCAGCGCACCATCGCCAATGAAATCGTGCCGACCATCCTCGGCTCGTCATTCAAGAACAAAGGCGTACCGCTGATGCTCGACGCGGTGATCGACTACCTCCCCGCCCCTTCCGAAATCCCGGCGATCAAGGGCACCGACCCGGACCACGAAGACAAGCACCTGGAGCGCCATGCCGACGACAAGGAGCCCTTCTCGGCCCTGGCCTTCAAGATCGCCACCGACCCATTCGTCGGCACCCTGACCTTCGCCCGGGTGTATTCCGGTGTGCTCAGCTCCGGCAACGCGGTGCTCAATTCGGTCAAGGGCAAGAAGGAACGCATCGGCCGCATGGTGCAGATGCACGCCAACCAGCGCGCCGAGATCAAGGACGTGTGTGCCGGTGACATCGCCGCGCTGATCGGCATGAAGGACGTCACCACCGGCGACACCCTGTGCGATATCGACAAGCCAATCATCCTCGAACGCATGGATTTCCCCGACCCAGTTATCTCGGTGGCCGTGGAGCCGAAGACCAAGGGCGACCAGGAGAAGATGGGCATCGCCTTGAGCAAGCTGGCCCAGGAAGACCCGTCGTTCCGGGTCAAGACCGACGAAGAGACCGGCCAGACCATCATTTCGGGCATGGGCGAACTGCACCTGGACATCATCGTCGACCGCATGCGCCGCGAGTTCAACGTCGAGGCCAACATCGGCAAGCCGCAAGTGGCCTACCGCGAGAAGATCCGCAACACCTGCGAGATCGAGGGGCGCTTCGTTCGCCAGTCGGGCGGTCGTGGCCAGTACGGCCATTGCTGGATCCGTTTCGCCCCGGGCGATGAAGGCAAGGAAGGGCTGGAGTTCGTCAACGAAATCGTCGGCGGCGTGGTCCCGCGCGAGTACATCCCGGCCATCCAGAAAGGCATCGAGGAGCAGATGAAGAACGGCGTGCTCGCCGGTTATCCACTGATCAACCTCAAGGCCGCGGTGTACGACGGTTCGTACCACGATGTCGACTCCAACGAGATGGCCTACAAGATCGCCGCCTCGATGGCCACCAAGCAGCTGTCGCAGAAAGGCGGCGCGGTGCTGCTGGAACCGGTGATGAAAGTCGAGGTGGTGACGCCCGAGGAGTACCAGGGCGACATCATGGGCGACCTGAGCCGGCGCCGGGGGATGATCCAGGATGGCGACGAGACGCCGGCCGGCAAGGTGATCCGCGCCGAGGTGCCGTTGGGCGAGATGTTCGGCTACGCCACCTCGATGCGCTCGATGACCCAGGGGCGGGCCAGCTACACGATGGAGTTCACCCGCTATGCCGAGGCACCGGCGAGCATTGCCGATGCCATCGTCAAGAAGAACCGCGGAGAATGA
- a CDS encoding SulP family inorganic anion transporter encodes MKPARLRADLLAGLTTSFALVPECIAFALVAHLNPLMGLYGAFIICTLTALFGGRPGMISGAAGSMAVVIVALVVQHGAQYLLATVLLGGVVMILFGVLRLGKLVRLVPYPVMLGFVNGLAIVIALAQLEHFKEGGHWLSGTPLYLMIGLVALTMLVVYLLPKLTRAVPPALVAILGVGLLVYLLGLPTRTLGDMAHIAGGLPQLALPDVPWDLETLKIIAPYAFLMAMVGLLETLLTLNLTDEITESRGYPDRECVALGAANMVSGLCGGMGGCAMIGQTVINLSSNGRGRLSGVVAGVMILLFVLFLSPLIERIPLAALVGVMFVVAQQTFAWASLRVLNKVPVSDVLAIVAVTVVTVFTDLAMAVMFGIVIAAINFAWQHARELYADSHEDGEGGKRYQVHGTLFFASTTPFLNQFDPANDPVKVTLDCQHLSFVDYSAIAALQTLRERYAKAGKQLRVVHLSERCKKLLKRAGEQH; translated from the coding sequence ATGAAACCTGCTCGTCTACGCGCCGACCTGCTCGCCGGCCTCACCACCTCGTTCGCCCTGGTGCCCGAGTGCATCGCCTTCGCCCTGGTGGCCCACCTCAACCCGCTGATGGGCCTGTATGGCGCTTTCATCATCTGCACCCTGACCGCGCTGTTCGGTGGCCGCCCGGGCATGATCTCCGGCGCAGCCGGTTCCATGGCCGTGGTCATCGTCGCCCTGGTGGTGCAGCACGGTGCCCAGTACCTGCTGGCAACGGTGCTGCTCGGCGGGGTGGTGATGATCCTGTTCGGCGTGTTGCGCCTGGGCAAGCTGGTACGCCTGGTGCCGTACCCGGTGATGCTCGGCTTCGTCAACGGCTTGGCCATCGTCATCGCCCTGGCCCAGCTGGAGCACTTCAAGGAGGGCGGCCACTGGCTCAGTGGTACGCCGCTGTACCTGATGATCGGGCTGGTGGCGCTGACCATGCTGGTGGTCTACTTACTGCCAAAGCTGACCCGGGCGGTGCCGCCGGCACTGGTGGCGATCCTCGGTGTCGGCCTGCTGGTCTACCTGCTCGGCCTGCCGACCCGCACCCTCGGCGACATGGCGCACATCGCCGGAGGTTTGCCGCAATTGGCCCTGCCTGATGTGCCCTGGGACCTCGAGACCCTGAAGATCATCGCGCCCTATGCATTCCTGATGGCCATGGTCGGTCTGCTGGAAACCCTGCTGACCCTCAACCTCACCGACGAGATCACCGAGAGCCGCGGCTACCCGGACCGCGAATGCGTGGCGCTGGGGGCGGCCAACATGGTCTCGGGCCTGTGCGGTGGCATGGGCGGCTGCGCGATGATCGGCCAGACCGTGATCAACCTGAGCTCCAATGGGCGTGGGCGGCTTTCTGGCGTGGTAGCCGGGGTGATGATCCTGCTGTTCGTGCTGTTCCTGTCGCCGCTGATCGAGCGTATCCCGCTGGCGGCGCTGGTGGGGGTGATGTTCGTGGTGGCCCAGCAGACGTTTGCCTGGGCCTCCTTGCGGGTGTTGAACAAAGTGCCGGTGAGCGATGTGCTGGCGATTGTCGCGGTGACAGTGGTCACGGTGTTCACCGACCTGGCCATGGCGGTGATGTTCGGGATCGTCATCGCCGCGATCAACTTCGCCTGGCAGCATGCGCGGGAGCTGTATGCGGACAGCCATGAGGACGGCGAGGGCGGCAAGCGTTACCAGGTGCATGGCACGCTGTTCTTTGCCTCGACCACGCCGTTCCTGAACCAGTTCGACCCGGCCAACGATCCGGTCAAGGTCACCCTGGATTGCCAGCACCTGAGCTTTGTCGATTATTCGGCGATTGCGGCGTTGCAGACCTTGCGTGAGCGTTACGCCAAGGCGGGCAAGCAGCTGCGGGTGGTGCACTTGTCGGAGCGCTGCAAGAAGCTGCTCAAGCGGGCGGGGGAGCAGCATTGA
- a CDS encoding secretin N-terminal domain-containing protein encodes MFIPPAEIMDMPLRPLIASLLLAASLTAQAATEVIPLQHRGSAELLPAAQSFLGKDGTVSTFEDKLIVNASPERIDDLRSLLQQLDTAPKRLLISVDNNDSNFQDNHGNARVIQYGTSNRDGGMQQVQASEGQPALIQVGQSVPITSTATDGYGRLQTNTEYRNVTQGFYVTPRLSGDTVRLQISTNNDRMSQERPDVVKVQSTDTTVTGKLGEWITLAGYNQQSQADISASSRTYSTQRGENMTLRVKVDLLD; translated from the coding sequence ATGTTCATTCCACCCGCGGAGATCATGGACATGCCGCTACGCCCCCTCATCGCCTCCCTGCTGCTGGCCGCCAGCCTAACCGCCCAGGCCGCCACCGAGGTCATCCCCCTGCAACACCGCGGCAGCGCCGAACTGCTGCCCGCCGCCCAGTCCTTCCTGGGCAAGGACGGCACCGTCAGCACCTTCGAGGACAAGCTGATCGTCAACGCCTCCCCCGAGCGCATCGACGACCTGCGCAGCCTGCTGCAGCAACTCGATACCGCGCCCAAGCGCCTGCTGATCAGCGTCGACAACAATGACAGCAACTTCCAGGACAACCACGGCAACGCACGGGTCATCCAGTACGGCACCAGCAACCGCGATGGCGGCATGCAGCAGGTGCAAGCCAGCGAGGGGCAGCCAGCGCTGATCCAGGTCGGCCAGAGCGTCCCGATCACCAGCACCGCCACCGACGGCTACGGGCGCCTGCAAACCAACACCGAGTACCGCAACGTCACCCAGGGTTTCTATGTCACGCCACGCCTGAGCGGCGACACGGTGCGCCTGCAGATCAGCACCAACAACGACCGCATGAGCCAGGAGCGCCCCGATGTAGTGAAGGTACAAAGCACCGACACGACCGTCACCGGCAAGCTCGGCGAGTGGATCACCCTGGCCGGATACAACCAGCAGAGCCAAGCCGATATCAGTGCGTCAAGCCGCACCTACAGCACCCAGCGCGGTGAAAACATGACTTTGCGTGTCAAAGTCGACCTTCTCGACTGA